A single region of the Pogoniulus pusillus isolate bPogPus1 chromosome Z, bPogPus1.pri, whole genome shotgun sequence genome encodes:
- the LOC135193082 gene encoding fructose-1,6-bisphosphatase 1, translating into MTDRSTFDTNVITMTRFVMEEGRRAKGTGEFTQLLNSLCTAIKAISTAVRKAGIANLYGIAGSTNVTGDQVKKLDILSNDLVINMLKSSFSTCVIVSEENKDAVIVEAEKRGKYVVCIDPLDGSSNIDCLVSIGTIFGIYKKVSPDEPSAKDALQPGRNLVAAGYALYGSATMLVLATSAGGVNCFMLDPAIGEFILVDRDVKIKKKGNIYSLNEGYAKYFDPVITEYIKKKKFPEDGSSPYGGRYIGSMVADVHRTLVYGGIFLYPANSKSPKGKLRLLYECNPMAFVIEKAGGIATTGHQAILDIMPEDIHQRMPVILGSPDDVKEYLEIVKKHSSK; encoded by the exons ATGACGGACCGCTCCACTTTCGACACCAATGTCATCACCATGACCCGCTTTGTAATGGAAGAGGGCAGGCGAGCGAAAGGCACTGGGGAGTTCACGCAGCTCCTCAActccctctgcacagccatcAAAGCCATCTCCACCGCCGTCCGTAAAGCGGGCATCGCCAACCT CTATGGAATTGCTGGGTCTACCAATGTGACAGGAGATCAAGTAAAGAAACTGGATATTCTTTCCAATGACCTGGTGATTAACATGCTCAAGTCGTCCTTCAGTACATGTGTTATTGtgtcagaagaaaacaaagatgcTGTGATAGTGGAAGCTGAAAAAAGG GGTAAATACGTAGTCTGCATAGACCCTCTAGATGGATCTTCAAACATTGACTGTCTTGTTTCCATTGGGACCATCTTTGGCATCTACAAAAAG GTGTCCCCCGATGAACCTTCTGCGAAAGATGCTTTACAGCCTGGGCGTAATCTTGTGGCAGCTGGTTATGCTCTCTACGGGAGTGCCACAATGCTGGTACTGGCTACTTCTGCTGGAGGTGTCAACTGTTTTATGCTGGATCCG GCTATCGGGGAATTCATTTTGGTGGACAGGGATGTGAAAATCAAAAAGAAGGGAAATATCTACAGTCTCAACGAAGGCTATGCTAAATACTTTGATCCTGTAATCACTGAATATATCAAAAAGAAGAAATTCCCTGAG GATGGCAGCTCACCGTATGGTGGGAGGTACATTGGATCTATGGTGGCTGATGTGCATCGCACATTGGTGTATGGAGGAATCTTTCTGTATCCTGCTAACTCCAAAAGTCCCAAAGGAAAG CTGAGGCTGCTCTATGAATGCAATCCTATGGCTTTTGTTATTGAGAAGGCTGGGGGAATAGCAACAACTGGGCACCAAGCAATACTGGATATAATGCCTGAGGACATCCACCAAAGAATGCCTGTTATCTTGGGATCTCCTGATGATGTGAAGGAATACCTTGAGATAGTCAAGAAGCATTCATCTAAGTAA